The following proteins come from a genomic window of Proteiniborus sp. DW1:
- a CDS encoding nucleotidyltransferase domain-containing protein: MDNREISERINRFVESVIPEYNPEKIVLYGSYAKGTNNENSDIDIAIIVDEVKGSFLEKEARLYKIRRNIDSNIEPILIEKNSDRSGFLNHILSYGQILFSR; encoded by the coding sequence ATGGATAACAGAGAAATTTCCGAAAGAATCAACAGATTCGTAGAATCTGTAATACCTGAATATAATCCGGAAAAAATTGTTTTATATGGATCGTATGCAAAGGGTACTAATAATGAAAATAGTGATATTGATATAGCAATAATAGTTGATGAGGTAAAAGGAAGTTTTTTAGAAAAAGAAGCACGACTCTATAAAATCAGAAGAAATATTGATTCTAATATAGAGCCAATATTAATAGAAAAGAACAGCGATAGAAGTGGTTTTTTAAATCATATATTAAGTTACGGACAGATATTATTTTCAAGATAA
- a CDS encoding HEPN domain-containing protein: protein MEYNNYTYWLEMAEYDYQTAIAMLRTKRYLYVGFMLHQTIEKAFKAYYVLLKSENPPFIHSLMRLAQSGEFYDDIPEEIKDLIDILEPLNIGARYPKSQREAYE, encoded by the coding sequence ATGGAATATAATAATTACACTTATTGGCTTGAAATGGCTGAATATGATTATCAAACAGCTATAGCGATGCTTAGAACAAAGAGATATTTATATGTCGGATTTATGTTGCATCAAACTATAGAAAAAGCTTTTAAAGCCTATTACGTATTGCTTAAATCTGAAAATCCTCCATTTATTCATAGCCTAATGAGGTTAGCACAAAGTGGTGAATTCTATGACGATATACCAGAAGAGATAAAGGACTTAATTGATATTCTGGAGCCCCTAAATATAGGGGCTAGGTATCCCAAGTCACAAAGAGAAGCTTATGAATGA
- a CDS encoding molybdopterin-dependent oxidoreductase, with the protein MSEIRLNINGKEVIGYKGQTVLDIARANDIEIPTLCHDERTKTYGACGLCVVEVEGVPKLLRACATEASNGMVVLTHTEKVKASRKIALELLLSDHVGDCKAPCMLACPGNTDCQGYVGLIANGEYKEALKLIKEQLPLPASIGRVCPHPCEDACRRQLVEEPISIANLKSFVADIDLNDKESYMPDMKPKTGKKVGVIGGGPGGLTAAYYLAADGHDVTIYEAMPKLGGMLRYGIPQYRLPKEILDKEIQLIEQMGVKMLTNIKVGKDITLDHIRENNDAVFVSIGAWKSTKMNCPGEELEGSIGGIDFLAKVVTNEPVLLGERVAVVGGGNTAMDACRTAVRLGANEVYNIYRRTKEEMPAEEIEIKEAEEEGVVFKFLVSPIEIIGENGRVKAIRLQKMELGEPDSSGRRRPVPIEGEEEILEVDTVIGAIGQYVDPTGLEGIELTKRGTIAADENSYLTNLPGVFAGGDATNQGPSIAIAAIGEAKRAAGVISSYLEGEVVSYRKPYYVERKDLTSEDFKDREKQYRSPMPHLSPVERRDNFNEVNLGFDEEAAKRDAMRCLECGCHDIFECKLIHYANEYDVEPERLSGEVHKRQEEDTHPFIMRNPDKCILCGLCVRVCEEVMGVTALGLVNRGFDTIVKPALDLPLNKTGCISCGQCISVCPTGALGERLGIDKSVPVDAKVTHTVCSQCSVGCNINLNTKGDMLTRAVPTRESKVDDGLLCVKGRFGFDIAQKGARLTKPMVKKDGKLEEVSWEEAFLYTAKKAQSVAMLHGNDSLAVSVSDRYTNEEVYLASKFGKEVLKTNNITSFNRVSHGIKDILGYDASPNTFDELLGTETILLVGSDIMKHHTIVGLKIKKATENGAKLLVVNPFDSQADEWSYRKYSPENNVKFLKEIAKALIDKGFAPSESKAIGFEELKADLEGITPSEVAVEIAELYGKSKKAMIVFEQNTLSSAGAKILANIAVISGHIGSPRNGIIQLKLNNNSQGLVDMGIDKDSNEVAKAIENGAIKGLLVFGEDIPQVDLKKLDFLMVQDTHLTETAKMADVVIPAVSFAESEGTFTSSERRIQRINKAIIPMSGYENWKVIVELARVLGTNLDYTSAKDIFAELTTVRKNYFKANICDNSTTFWPVNGSNVLYTEGFNFEDKKARLQVVSDGELFVEKANTNNLRNQFIEFLKEKELI; encoded by the coding sequence GCCACAGAGGCTTCAAACGGAATGGTTGTTTTAACACATACCGAAAAGGTTAAAGCCTCTAGAAAAATTGCATTAGAACTTCTACTATCTGACCACGTAGGAGATTGTAAGGCACCATGTATGTTAGCTTGCCCAGGCAATACTGATTGTCAGGGATATGTAGGACTTATAGCAAATGGAGAATATAAGGAAGCCTTAAAATTAATTAAAGAACAGCTTCCATTACCAGCTAGTATAGGAAGAGTATGTCCACATCCATGTGAAGATGCTTGTAGAAGACAATTAGTAGAGGAGCCTATATCAATAGCTAATCTAAAATCCTTTGTTGCTGATATAGATTTAAATGATAAAGAATCATATATGCCTGATATGAAGCCTAAAACAGGTAAAAAGGTTGGAGTTATAGGTGGAGGTCCAGGAGGGCTAACAGCTGCCTATTATCTAGCTGCAGATGGTCATGATGTGACTATATACGAAGCTATGCCAAAGCTTGGTGGTATGCTTAGATACGGAATACCTCAATATAGACTACCTAAGGAAATACTAGACAAAGAGATTCAGCTTATAGAACAAATGGGAGTTAAGATGCTTACAAATATAAAAGTAGGCAAGGATATAACTCTCGACCATATTAGAGAAAACAATGATGCAGTATTTGTATCTATAGGAGCTTGGAAAAGTACTAAGATGAACTGTCCTGGAGAAGAATTAGAGGGCTCAATAGGTGGTATAGACTTCCTAGCTAAGGTTGTAACAAATGAGCCTGTTCTATTAGGAGAGAGGGTTGCTGTAGTAGGTGGAGGAAATACAGCAATGGATGCTTGTAGAACAGCAGTTAGACTAGGGGCAAATGAAGTTTACAACATATACCGTAGAACTAAGGAAGAGATGCCAGCAGAAGAAATCGAAATCAAAGAGGCTGAAGAAGAAGGAGTAGTATTTAAGTTCCTAGTAAGCCCTATAGAAATCATAGGAGAAAATGGCAGAGTAAAAGCTATTAGACTTCAAAAAATGGAGCTAGGCGAGCCAGATAGCAGTGGAAGAAGAAGACCTGTTCCAATTGAAGGAGAAGAGGAAATCTTAGAAGTAGATACTGTCATTGGTGCCATAGGACAATATGTAGATCCTACTGGTCTTGAAGGAATCGAATTAACTAAGAGAGGTACCATAGCTGCAGATGAAAATTCATACCTAACAAACTTACCTGGAGTATTTGCAGGTGGAGATGCTACAAATCAAGGGCCAAGTATAGCCATAGCAGCTATAGGGGAAGCTAAAAGAGCAGCAGGTGTAATATCAAGCTATCTAGAGGGAGAAGTAGTTTCTTATAGAAAACCATATTATGTGGAAAGAAAGGACTTAACTTCTGAAGATTTTAAAGACCGAGAAAAACAATATAGATCACCTATGCCACATCTTTCACCAGTTGAAAGAAGAGATAACTTCAATGAAGTAAACCTAGGCTTTGACGAAGAAGCTGCTAAGAGAGATGCAATGAGATGTCTAGAATGTGGCTGTCATGATATATTTGAATGTAAATTAATACACTATGCAAATGAATATGATGTAGAGCCTGAAAGACTAAGTGGAGAAGTTCACAAACGTCAAGAGGAAGACACTCATCCATTCATAATGAGAAATCCTGATAAGTGTATACTTTGTGGACTTTGTGTTAGAGTTTGTGAAGAAGTAATGGGAGTTACAGCTTTAGGCCTAGTAAATAGAGGTTTTGATACTATAGTAAAGCCAGCTCTTGACTTGCCTTTAAATAAAACAGGCTGTATCTCATGCGGACAATGTATAAGCGTATGTCCTACAGGTGCTCTTGGTGAGAGATTAGGAATAGATAAATCAGTACCTGTTGATGCAAAGGTGACACATACAGTATGTTCTCAATGTAGTGTTGGTTGTAATATCAACCTAAATACAAAAGGAGACATGCTAACTAGAGCTGTACCTACAAGAGAAAGTAAAGTAGATGATGGACTACTATGCGTTAAAGGACGCTTTGGATTTGATATAGCACAAAAAGGCGCTAGACTTACTAAGCCAATGGTTAAAAAGGATGGTAAGCTAGAGGAAGTATCATGGGAAGAAGCATTCCTATATACAGCTAAAAAAGCTCAAAGCGTAGCCATGCTACATGGAAATGATTCACTAGCAGTTTCGGTTTCAGATAGATATACAAACGAAGAAGTATATTTAGCTTCTAAGTTTGGTAAAGAAGTACTAAAAACAAATAATATTACAAGCTTTAATAGAGTTAGTCATGGAATCAAAGACATACTAGGATATGATGCATCACCAAATACATTTGATGAGCTATTAGGGACAGAGACAATTCTACTAGTTGGCTCAGACATCATGAAGCATCATACAATAGTAGGACTTAAGATTAAGAAGGCTACTGAAAATGGAGCTAAGCTATTAGTAGTAAATCCATTTGACTCACAGGCTGATGAATGGTCATATAGAAAATACAGCCCAGAAAATAATGTGAAATTCTTAAAGGAAATAGCAAAAGCCCTTATAGACAAGGGTTTCGCACCATCAGAAAGTAAAGCAATAGGATTTGAAGAGCTAAAAGCGGACTTAGAAGGTATAACTCCAAGCGAAGTAGCAGTAGAAATAGCTGAACTATATGGAAAATCTAAGAAAGCTATGATAGTATTTGAGCAAAATACCCTAAGCTCAGCTGGAGCGAAGATACTTGCAAACATAGCTGTTATCTCTGGACATATAGGCAGCCCAAGAAACGGAATTATACAGCTTAAGCTAAACAACAACAGCCAAGGCTTAGTAGATATGGGGATAGATAAGGATTCAAATGAAGTAGCTAAAGCTATAGAAAATGGAGCAATAAAAGGATTACTAGTATTTGGCGAAGATATACCACAGGTAGACTTAAAGAAACTAGACTTCCTAATGGTACAAGATACTCACCTTACAGAAACAGCTAAGATGGCAGATGTAGTCATTCCAGCAGTAAGCTTTGCAGAATCTGAAGGAACATTTACAAGCTCAGAGAGAAGAATTCAGAGAATAAACAAAGCTATTATCCCAATGAGTGGATATGAAAACTGGAAGGTAATAGTAGAGCTTGCAAGAGTACTTGGAACTAACCTAGACTACACTAGCGCAAAAGATATATTTGCAGAGTTAACTACAGTAAGAAAGAATTACTTCAAAGCTAATATCTGTGATAACAGCACAACCTTCTGGCCAGTAAATGGAAGCAATGTACTATACACAGAAGGCTTCAACTTCGAAGACAAAAAGGCAAGATTACAAGTAGTGTCAGATGGAGAGCTATTTGTAGAAAAAGCTAATACAAACAATTTAAGAAATCAGTTTATTGAGTTTCTTAAGGAGAAAGAGTTAATATAG